The Xenopus tropicalis strain Nigerian chromosome 2, UCB_Xtro_10.0, whole genome shotgun sequence genome window below encodes:
- the LOC101732917 gene encoding uncharacterized protein LOC101732917, which yields MAAQCDWHHNSYNPWAVGAGTYNMAAQCDWHHHSSSPWAVGVGTYNMAAQCDWHHNSYNPWAVGVGTYNMAAQCDWHHNSSSPWAEGVGTYNMAAQCDWHHNSSSPWAVGVGTYNMAAQCDWHHNSYYPWAVGVGTYNMAAQCDWHHNSYNPWAVGVGTYNMAAQCDWHHNSYNPWAAGVGTYNMAAQCDWHHNSSSPWAVGVGTYNMAAQCDWHHNSYNPWAVGVGTYNMAAQCDWHHNSYNPWAVGAGTYNMAAQCDWHHHSSSPWAVGVGTYNMAAQCDWHHNSYNPWAVGVGTYNMAAQCDWHHNSYNPWAVGVGTYNMAAQCDWHHNSSSPWAEGVGTYNMAAQCDWHHNSSSPWAVGVGTYNMAAQCDWHHNSYYPWAVGVGTYNMAAQCDWHHNSSSPWAVGVGTYNMAAQCESHPHSHSRHPGIIITQVTNHLAGSDLHIIQNPPFWAGRALYCPHDKAPAPVLFGSLPPWL from the exons ATGGCAGCCCAGTGTGACTGGCACCATAACTCATACAATCCATGGGCTGTAGGAGCTGGCACGTACAACATGGCAGCCCAGTGTGACTGGCACCATCACTCATCCAGTCCTTGGGCTGTAGGAGTTGGCACGTACAACATGGCAGCCCAGTGTGACTGGCACCATAACTCATACAATCCATGGGCTGTAGGAGTTGGCACGTACAACATGGCAGCCCAGTGTGACTGGCACCATAACTCATCCAGTCCATGGGCTGAAGGAGTTGGCACGTACAACATGGCAGCCCAGTGTGACTGGCACCATAACTCATCCAGTCCATGGGCTGTAGGAGTTGGCACGTACAACATGGCAGCCCAGTGTGACTGGCACCATAATTCATACTATCCATGGGCTGTAGGAGTTGGCACGTACAACATGGCAGCCCAGTGTGACTGGCACCATAACTCATACAATCCATGGGCTGTAGGAGTTGGCACGTACAACATGGCAGCCCAGTGTGACTGGCACCATAACTCATACAATCCATGGGCTGCAGGAGTTGGCACGTACAACATGGCAGCCCAGTGTGACTGGCACCATAACTCATCCAGTCCATGGGCTGTAGGAGTTGGCACGTACAACATGGCAGCCCAGTGTGACTGGCACCATAACTCATACAATCCATGGGCTGTAGGAGTTGGCACGTACAACATGGCAGCCCAGTGTGACTGGCACCATAACTCATACAATCCATGGGCTGTAGGAGCTGGCACGTACAACATGGCAGCCCAGTGTGACTGGCACCATCACTCATCCAGTCCTTGGGCTGTAGGAGTTGGCACGTACAACATGGCAGCCCAGTGTGACTGGCACCATAACTCATACAATCCATGGGCTGTAGGAGTTGGCACGTACAACATGGCAGCCCAGTGTGACTGGCACCATAACTCATACAATCCATGGGCTGTAGGAGTTGGCACGTACAACATGGCAGCCCAGTGTGACTGGCACCATAACTCATCCAGTCCATGGGCTGAAGGAGTTGGCACGTACAACATGGCAGCCCAGTGTGACTGGCACCATAACTCATCCAGTCCATGGGCTGTAGGAGTTGGCACGTACAACATGGCAGCCCAGTGTGACTGGCACCATAATTCATACTATCCATGGGCTGTAGGAGTTGGCACGTACAACATGGCAGCCCAGTGTGACTGGCACCATAACTCATCCAGTCCATGGGCTGTAGGAGTTGGCACGTACAAC ATGGCAGCCCAGTGTGAGAGCCACCCGCACTCTCACTCGAGACACCCCGGGATAATAATAACACAAGTGACCAACCATCTGGCCGGCAGTGACCTACACATCATACAAAATCCC